A section of the Methanoregula formicica SMSP genome encodes:
- a CDS encoding PAS domain S-box protein: protein MPDSIRVLYVDDESDLLEVGKLFLEESGEFSVTTIVSPKAALDLLHKEHFDAIISDYQMDELDGIRFLQAVRERFPIVPFILFTGRGREEVVIQALNNGADFYLQKGGDPEAQFAELAHKIRQAVRTKQAEQSLAENRDYLERIYASVQGGILIIDAKTHEILDLNPAAEKMMGRAKDQILGRVCHEFICPAEQGRCPITDLHLEVDNSERIILTADGGKRDIIKYVVPFNLHGRECLLETFLDNTERKQATDNLKEAYERLTVAEEELRQNYEAISKKELALRGREKQLAETNTYLSNLTSYAANPIVIWDVNSRITGFNKAFEKLTGFAESNVLGRDFDVLFPDESRKSSLDLVCRALFGEKWEGVEIPVKTIHGATRTVLWNSANIYAEDGITPVATIAMGTDITERKKAEVELLQSNTELHNAYEQIAQTEEELRQNYEQLSATEEELRQNYETLSHQEQALRESEEKFRVLVESSLDGIVITDFSGILLFSNAAAGRIVEAADYPSLIGKMNILEFIAPAFRPEVLRDFAQVMGGRDAYLVTYQLVTEKGRVIWAECIGRKITFGKIPAMLVSFRDVTSRKEAEEVLRESEKKFVTVFQNNPVPLTLTSADGGMFADVNEAFLSSTGYLREEVIGKTPRELGLFVSPDDIPRLVTELRTKHQVSGMDLPCRTKNGEVRICRFSSRIIMMGSTPHVISTVEDVSERMKTEEALQQANKKLHLLSSITRHDIKNQLMTLDGYISLIDKKSPAGCEQEIARLRKVSRQISSMIQFTKDYQQVGITSPVWTDLRSLVDDAKKGVSQMTATVGNDIPAGAEIYADPLIAKVFFNLVDNAVRHGGSVTTIRFSLASRNGDSTIVCEDDGTGIAPEMRKKLFRKGFGKNNGFGLFLSREVLDITGITIQETGEPGKGARFEMNIPKESFRMAAGKDNRSLPAIP, encoded by the coding sequence GGTTCCCTATTGTCCCCTTCATCCTCTTCACCGGACGAGGCCGTGAAGAGGTTGTAATCCAGGCCCTCAACAACGGCGCCGATTTCTATCTTCAGAAAGGTGGAGATCCTGAGGCGCAGTTTGCCGAGCTTGCCCACAAAATCCGGCAGGCTGTCCGGACAAAGCAGGCAGAACAGTCCCTTGCCGAAAACCGGGATTATCTCGAGCGGATCTATGCCTCTGTCCAGGGGGGGATCCTCATCATCGATGCAAAAACCCACGAAATCCTCGACCTGAACCCTGCGGCCGAAAAGATGATGGGGAGGGCAAAGGACCAGATCCTTGGCAGGGTCTGCCACGAGTTCATCTGCCCGGCAGAACAGGGCCGGTGCCCGATCACGGACCTGCACCTGGAAGTGGATAACTCCGAGCGCATCATCCTGACGGCAGATGGCGGGAAGCGGGATATCATCAAGTACGTGGTCCCGTTCAACCTCCACGGCCGGGAGTGCCTGCTGGAAACTTTCCTCGATAATACCGAGCGGAAACAAGCAACGGATAACCTGAAAGAGGCATATGAGAGACTGACCGTTGCCGAAGAGGAACTCCGGCAGAATTACGAGGCTATCAGTAAAAAAGAGCTGGCGCTCCGGGGCCGGGAGAAGCAGCTTGCGGAGACCAACACCTATCTCTCCAACCTCACCTCGTATGCGGCAAACCCAATCGTGATTTGGGATGTCAATTCGCGCATCACCGGGTTCAACAAGGCGTTTGAGAAGCTGACCGGCTTTGCCGAATCGAACGTGCTGGGGCGTGACTTCGATGTCCTGTTCCCCGATGAGTCGCGCAAAAGTTCCCTCGACCTCGTCTGCCGGGCGCTGTTCGGCGAGAAATGGGAAGGCGTCGAGATCCCGGTCAAGACAATCCATGGCGCGACCCGGACGGTGCTCTGGAACTCGGCAAACATCTATGCAGAAGACGGGATCACCCCGGTTGCCACCATTGCGATGGGGACCGACATAACCGAGCGGAAAAAAGCAGAAGTGGAACTGCTCCAGAGTAATACGGAACTCCATAACGCGTACGAGCAGATTGCCCAGACAGAAGAAGAACTCCGGCAGAATTACGAGCAGCTGAGCGCCACCGAGGAGGAGCTGCGGCAGAATTATGAGACACTCTCTCACCAGGAACAAGCACTCAGGGAGAGCGAGGAAAAGTTCCGGGTGCTGGTCGAGAGTTCGCTTGACGGTATTGTGATCACGGACTTTTCCGGGATCCTGCTTTTCTCAAACGCAGCTGCCGGCCGCATTGTCGAGGCTGCCGATTACCCTTCCCTCATCGGCAAGATGAACATTCTGGAGTTTATCGCTCCCGCCTTCCGGCCTGAGGTGCTCCGTGACTTTGCCCAGGTGATGGGAGGCCGGGATGCTTATCTTGTCACCTATCAGCTCGTCACCGAGAAAGGAAGGGTGATTTGGGCCGAATGTATCGGGAGGAAAATTACTTTCGGGAAAATCCCCGCAATGCTTGTCTCCTTCCGGGATGTTACAAGCCGGAAGGAGGCGGAAGAAGTACTCCGCGAGTCTGAAAAAAAATTTGTCACGGTCTTTCAGAACAATCCCGTTCCCCTCACCCTCACATCAGCGGATGGCGGGATGTTTGCCGATGTCAATGAGGCGTTCCTGAGCAGCACCGGGTACCTGCGGGAGGAAGTGATCGGAAAAACCCCAAGGGAGCTGGGGCTTTTTGTCAGCCCGGATGACATACCCCGGCTGGTCACGGAACTCCGTACAAAGCACCAGGTCAGCGGAATGGACCTGCCCTGCCGGACAAAGAATGGCGAGGTTCGTATCTGCCGGTTCTCCTCGCGGATCATCATGATGGGCAGCACACCCCATGTTATCTCAACCGTAGAGGACGTCTCAGAGCGCATGAAAACCGAAGAAGCGCTTCAGCAGGCAAACAAGAAGCTCCACCTCCTCTCGAGTATCACCCGGCACGATATCAAAAACCAGCTCATGACCCTGGACGGGTACATCAGCCTCATTGATAAGAAGAGCCCTGCCGGCTGCGAGCAGGAGATTGCCCGACTCAGGAAGGTGAGCAGGCAGATCTCAAGCATGATCCAGTTCACGAAGGACTACCAGCAGGTGGGAATAACAAGCCCCGTCTGGACGGACCTCAGATCCCTGGTAGACGATGCAAAAAAGGGCGTTTCCCAAATGACTGCCACGGTCGGGAACGATATTCCGGCCGGGGCGGAAATCTATGCCGATCCGCTTATCGCAAAAGTTTTCTTCAATCTTGTTGACAATGCCGTGCGCCACGGGGGGTCGGTCACCACCATCCGGTTTTCGCTTGCATCACGTAACGGTGACAGCACGATCGTCTGCGAAGACGATGGTACAGGCATTGCACCCGAGATGAGAAAGAAACTCTTCCGCAAAGGGTTCGGAAAGAACAACGGCTTTGGGCTGTTCCTCTCCCGCGAGGTCCTTGACATCACCGGTATAACGATACAGGAGACCGGTGAGCCGGGGAAAGGGGCACGATTCGAGATGAACATCCCAAAGGAGTCATTCCGGATGGCTGCCGGAAAAGACAATCGATCTCTTCCGGCTATTCCGTGA